In Zea mays cultivar B73 chromosome 7, Zm-B73-REFERENCE-NAM-5.0, whole genome shotgun sequence, the following proteins share a genomic window:
- the LOC541918 gene encoding early light-inducible protein ELIP — MATTVMASATASSPAFSAPGARARRAARLPAGFRGRVAAPPRRLALLARASQQADDAAADTSASAAPAARKLGLWDALAFSGPAPERINGRLAMVGFVSALAVEATRGDGILSQAGNGAGLAWFAYTAAVLSAASLVPLLQGESAEGRSGRFMTADAELWNGRLAMLGLVALAVTEYLTGAPFVNV; from the coding sequence ATGGCGACCACGGTGATGGCCTCCGCGACCGCGAGCTCCCCCGCCTTCTCCGCCCCCGGCGCGCGCGCCAGGCGCGCCGCCCGGCTTCCGGCGGGGTTCCGCGGCCGtgtcgccgcgccgccgcgccgcctcgCGCTGCTCGCCAGGGCCTCCCAGCAGGCCGATGACGCTGCCGCCGACACGAGCGCGAGCGCGGCGCCGGCTGCTCGGAAGCTGGGGCTCTGGGACGCGCTGGCGTTCAGCGGGCCCGCGCCGGAGCGGATCAACGGGCGGCTGGCGATGGTGGGCTTCGTGTCCGCGCTCGCCGTCGAGGCCACCCGCGGCGACGGCATCCTCTCGCAGGCCGGCAACGGCGCCGGCCTCGCGTGGTTCGCGTACACCGCCGCTGTCCTGTCCGCCGCGTCCCTGGTGCCGCTGCTCCAGGGGGAGAGCGCCGAGGGCAGGAGCGGCCGGTTCATGACCGCCGACGCCGAGCTCTGGAACGGCCGCCTCGCCATGCTCGGCCTCGTCGCGCTCGCCGTCACCGAGTACCTTACCGGCGCGCCCTTCGTCAACGTGTAA
- the LOC100280318 gene encoding Heat stress transcription factor A-2b codes for MDSTLNQVKEESHGEGGDLMAGTVEAADGPSAAVAAAPKPMEGLHDPGPPPFLTKTYDMVDDSDTDLIVSWSATNNSFVVWDPHAFATVLLPRHFKHNNFSSFVRQLNTYGFRKVDPDRWEFANEGFLRGQRHLLKNIRRRKPPAQNATNQQSIGPYLEVGHFGYDAEIDMLKRDKQLLMAEVVKLRQEQQNTKANLKAMEDRLQGTEQKQQQMMAFLARVMRNPEFLKHLVSQNEMRKELQDAISKKRRRRIDQGPEADDLGASSSLEQGSPVLFNAQDPVEFLVDGIPADLESPAFDGHGLIGPHDIDIDIDIGSTSEQQQDMPQEDLNDNFWEQLLNEGLGEENDSPVIEDDMNVLSEKMGYLNSDGPTSSN; via the exons ATGGACTCAACGCTGAACCAGGTGAAGGAGGAGAGCCATGGGGAGGGAGGAGATTTGATGGCAGGCACGGTGGAGGCCGCGGATGGGCCGTCCGCGGCCGTCGCCGCGGCACCAAAGCCGATGGAGGGTCTGCATGACCCTGGGCCGCCGCCGTTCCTCACCAAGACATATGACATGGTCGACGACTCGGACACCGacctgattgtgtcttggagcgcCACCAACAACAGCTTCGTGGTGTGGGATCCGCACGCCTTCGCCACGGTGCTGCTGCCCAGGCACTTCAAGCACAACAACTTCTCCAGCTTCGTCCGGCAGCTCAACACCTAT GGTTTCAGGAAGGTGGATCCTGATCGGTGGGAATTCGCGAATGAGGGCTTTTTACGGGGACAGAGACACCTCCTGAAGAACATCAGGCGTCGAAAACCTCCTGCTCAGAATGCCACAAACCAGCAGTCCATTGGGCCTTACCTTGAGGTGGGACATTTTGGATATGATGCAGAGATTGACATGTTGAAGAGAGACAAGCAGTTACTGATGGCAGAAGTGGTGAAGCTAAGGCAGGAGCAGCAGAACACAAAGGCAAATCTCAAAGCGATGGAGGATAGGCTACAAGGGACTGAACAGAAGCAGCAGCAGATGATGGCGTTCTTGGCACGTGTCATGCGGAATCCTGAATTCTTGAAGCACCTGGTTTCCCAGAATGAGATGAGGAAGGAGCTTCAAGATGCTATTTCAAAGAAAAGAAGACGGCGCATCGACCAAGGGCCTGAAGCTGATGACTTGGGGGCTAGTAGCAGCTTGGAGCAAGGTTCACCGGTCCTGTTTAATGCCCAGGACCCAGTTGAATTCCTTGTCGACGGAATCCCAGCTGACCTCGAGAGCCCAGCTTTCGATGGCCACGGCCTGATTGGGCCACATGATATTGATATTGATATTGATATTGGCAGTACCTCTGAGCAGCAGCAAGACATGCCCCAGGAGGATCTGAATGACAACTTCTGGGAGCAGTTGCTGAACGAAGGACTTGGCGAGGAGAACGATAGCCCTGTAATCGAGGATGATATGAATGTGCTGTCTGAGAAGATGGGTTATCTCAACTCAGATGGCCCAACATCTAGCAATTAG